The stretch of DNA ATGGGGAGAGGGTGATTAATACGATTTTATCACACCCCCTTAATCCTCCCCCGCAAGAGGGAAGGAATTATAAGGGAGGTATAGCTAATGATTACAGAAACATTAAACATATCAAACGGTAGCGAAAAGATACAAGCTCTCGGAAGATTTCTTCTCAGGTATGGATTAGTTCTCATAGTTGCCTGGATCGGGGCAATGAAGTTTACCGCATACGAAGCTGCGGCTATCCAGCCGCTTGTGGAGACCAGCTCGCTAATGAGTTGGATGTATAAATTTCTGAGTATCCAGGGGGTTTCAAATTTGCTCGGGATCACGGAGATCACCATTGCCGTGATGATTGCGCTACGTTCGCTTTCAGCAAAGTTGTGTGCGCTCGGCAGCCTGCTTGCAGTCGGAATGTTTCTCACTACCCTGACCTTCTTGTTCACACTACCTGGCTGGGAACCGAGCTTAGGAGGCTTTCCCGCTCTATCCGGCTCCGGAGGATTCTTGATTAAGGATTTGTTGTTGCTCGGCGCGGCGGTTTGGTCTTTGGGAGAAGCATTGGGCGGGATAGGAGAGTAAAGGAAACTAACGATAGATGATGAGAAATATATTTTTTGAATTTAGGAGTTCGCGATTAGTTTATGTGTCATACCCGAATGCCCCCCCGCTGAAGGCATGTGCGGACAAGATTAATCGGGGATCCATTTTTTGAAAAACTGGATTACCGCTTAAAGTATGCGGGAATGACAGCATTAGTGGTCAAATATTTTAAAGGTCACATAGATAAATTAAAAGGAGAAAGAAATGAAGATGATAGGGGTTGCGGGTTTATTATCAATCGCAGTGGCTATAATCACTTTGTTTATATTCAGTCCAGTCTCTTTTGCTCAGCAAAATAGCCCTGATGCCAATATCAAGATTGTCCGGTTAGACCCGCGCTTCGATAAGATTGTTCCGCAAGATGCAGTGATAGAAGAAATCGCCGACGGCTTTACCTGGGTTGAGGGACCGGTCTGGAATCGCGAAGGCGGATAAAGAAGGGAATATTTTCGGGGCGGGACCGGGAGGAATCTACGTTATTTCACCCGACGGTACTCACCTGGGAAGCTTCGAGTTTGACTTCCCTACCTCGAACGTGAACTGGGGCAACGACGGCTCGGTGCTCTACATCACTGCTAATACTGCCGTTTATCGAGTTAAGCTCAATACAAAAGGAGTAGGGTATTAAGTTTATGTTTTCTGTGCAACGATGTCGGATTTATTCTCCATTGTTAGGAACGCCCCATGGTGCGTTCCTACAGCATTCAAAAATAGGCAAAGACGGTGCGTATCAAGTTAAATCCTTTTTATTAATTCCGGCATCTAATCTTTTAAAATTGTCTAGCCTGCTACAATCTGCAGGATATGGTTTTACGATTGTAACGTCGCAACTGTCATTGCGAGGAGTCCTTCGATTTAACTCAGAGCCTGTCCAGCGAAGCGTAGGAATAGACTTCGCGACGAAACAATCCGACATAAGGTGTCATTCCGAACGAACGTGAGGAATCTAAATGGATTGCTTCGCTAGGACCCGGTAGTGATCAAGCCTGTCCTGAGCAACATCGAAGTAAGGGAGGAATTTAGGGGACCGCTACGCAATGACAAAGTAGTAATGAATAACGCAAGCATAGGGTAATTATGAGAGTGAGAAATATAAAATGGCTACCTGCATAAAGTCATTCAAAATATCGGATTTGTCGGCAATTAAGGAAGAAAAATGCATAAATCTTTCGTCTATAATCGGTATGCTGCCTCTGATAATTTTCCTCTCCTTAATCTCCGCTATTCCTCTCATCCAGGGTGGGACAGCGGAAGAGAAAAATATCACAACTCAGGAATATATCCGCTTATCTGAGCTTAGCCCGGCCACAATCGGTAAAATCGAGGAAGAGCTGGATAAAAGACTACTTAACAGCGATATCAAACCTCTTTTACATAAGGTGAGTGTCCGGGACGATAAGGTAAATCTTTTTGTGGAAAGAGAGGGTTGGAAGACTTTATCCTTGAATCAGAAAGCCGACGTTCTCCTACAAGTTGTCCAAATATATAAGGTTGCTTTAAAGGATTTTGTCGGAGCCGATGTGGAATTGAATAACATAAAACCGGAGATTCACTTCTACGAAAGGGATTCAAACAAAGAGCTTGCCTTTTGGGCTGAGGGTAGCGGCATAATCCTAAACTGATGAGCTCCTGGTAGTCCCAAGACCCACCCCGCTTGAACAACTTAGTTTATTTTCTATTTCACTGCTGTCAAAAACAATCAGAAACCGACAGCTCACTCTAGTGAGAGAAGGCCCTTGGATAGATAAACAGGTCTTTTTAAATTGGTTCGACTCTATGGTCGCTATGCAAGCGCTGTACTAACTCTTTGCTGAAATAGCTTTTTAACCCTGCTCACCCTTCGTCGTAGTCTATCCTGAGCCTTTCGGCTACGCTCAAAGCCTGCCCTGAGCCGGACGAAGGGATAAACTAAGCCGAAGGACTCAGGGTGAAGGCTACAGTGTTGGTGTAAGTTTTAGCTCTGCCTTCATGGTGAGCGCTTCGGCAATCTCAGCATAAACTCCGTCGAACCATTGACTTTCGTCAAGACCCCGAGATGCCTCCCGCGTAGCGGAGAGGGGATAATCGTTTGTCAGAACGGGGACTTGGGTCACAGAATAGACCGTGGGTAATGGTGGGAGTGCATGGAAAACATTAAAGTGTAATGTCACTGCCATAAATCCTTCGATTTATACCGGAACGACACCTTTTGTCGGATTGATTTGTCCCCGCGTTTATCCCGGTCGAGGTCGGGTGGTCTTCGCAATAACGTGTGATGTTTTTTTGCAGGTATTGCCTCCGTGGCTTGCTGGTAGATTCATTTCCCTTGATTTTATTTCCCCCTGATTTATAGTATCCCGCATAATCTGTAATAGCGGCTGAAAACTCCAACTGGCGGTAAAAATAGCGAACTCACAATAACTTGGCTTGCACGACGGAGGAGTGAGATTGTGGTGGTTGGGCAAAGTTGTGCTCAATATGCACAGAAAGGCCTATAATTAATCTACAGAAGCGTATAACCTGGACTCGAAGAGTTAGGTTGGGAGGGGTAGTTGAATGATTTTGGACACAATCCTAGGATGGTTTTCGAATGACCTGGCGGTGGATTTAGGAACTGCGAACACCTTAGTGTATGTAAAAGGGAAGGGGATCGTAGCGAACGAGCCATCGGTGGTGGCGGTGCAGGAGGACAATAAGGGAGCCAAGAGAATTCTGGCCGTAGGGAAGGAAGCAAAGGACATGGTCGGGCGTACCCCCGGCTCGATCAAGGCTATACGCCCGCTAAAAGAGGGTGTCATCGCCGATTTTGACGTGGCTCAGAAGATGCTCGAATACTTTATAAGGCGCACTCATAACAACAGAAAGAGCTTCGTAAGACCGAGGATTATAGTGTCGGTTCCGATCGGGATCACCGAGGTGGAGAAGAGGGCGGTGAAGGAATCGGCGGAGGCGGCGGGGGCCAGGGAGGTTTACCTGATAGAAGAAACAATGGCAGCGGCGCTGGGGGCGGGGATGCCGGTTACTGAACCAATCGGCAACATGGTTGTGGATATAGGGGGAGGAACAACCGGCGTGGCGGTTATATCCCTGGCCGGGATCGTGGTAAGCAAGTCGGTGAGAATAGGCGGCGATAAGATGGATGAGTCCATACTCCAGTATGTGAAGAGGACATATAACATGCTGGTCGGTGAGAGAACCGCAGAGGAGATAAAAATAAACCTGGGAAGGGTAGTGGCAAACGGAGACGTGGGGGTGATGAAGGTAAAGGGGAGAGACCTAAGAGCGGGTGTGCCTAAGACTATTGATATAACCTCTGAAGAAGTGAGGGAGGCATTGAGCGAGCCCATAAGCATGATCGTAGAATCCATAAAGCAGACACTGGAGCGTACACCGCCGGAGTTGGCTGCGGACATAGTGGATAACGGAATAGTGCTTACTGGCGGCGGCGCACTTCTCTCCGGACTGGATATGTTAATCAAGGAAGAAACCGGACTCCCGGTCAGCGTGGCTGAAGACCCATTAACCTGTGTGGTGTTGGGCTCGGGCAAGGCGCTCGATGAATTAGAAATTCTCAAAGAAGTAAGCATGTCCTGAGGGAGCATGGGATTTCTAAGACGACATCCGATCCTGGTTAGCCTGATCTTCTTTTTCTTTGCCATACAAGTTATTCCCCTGAGTTTTGAGGAGAGGAAATTCGAGGACCCGTTTTCCCGGTTCGTCCTTACCCTGGCCTACTATCCTCAGCAGGCGGTTTATGCGGTCACGGGAGGGATCGTGGGGATATGGCAAGGGTATATCAACCTGGTGGGACTCAAGGAAGAAAACGAAAGACTAGAAGTCGAAATCAAAAAACTCAGACAGGAAAAGTTTAGACTCTGGGAAGCGGAGCTTCAGAACGAGAGGCTAAAGAAACTCCTTGAGTTCAA from Thermodesulfobacteriota bacterium encodes:
- a CDS encoding DUF417 family protein, which codes for MITETLNISNGSEKIQALGRFLLRYGLVLIVAWIGAMKFTAYEAAAIQPLVETSSLMSWMYKFLSIQGVSNLLGITEITIAVMIALRSLSAKLCALGSLLAVGMFLTTLTFLFTLPGWEPSLGGFPALSGSGGFLIKDLLLLGAAVWSLGEALGGIGE
- a CDS encoding rod shape-determining protein; the encoded protein is MILDTILGWFSNDLAVDLGTANTLVYVKGKGIVANEPSVVAVQEDNKGAKRILAVGKEAKDMVGRTPGSIKAIRPLKEGVIADFDVAQKMLEYFIRRTHNNRKSFVRPRIIVSVPIGITEVEKRAVKESAEAAGAREVYLIEETMAAALGAGMPVTEPIGNMVVDIGGGTTGVAVISLAGIVVSKSVRIGGDKMDESILQYVKRTYNMLVGERTAEEIKINLGRVVANGDVGVMKVKGRDLRAGVPKTIDITSEEVREALSEPISMIVESIKQTLERTPPELAADIVDNGIVLTGGGALLSGLDMLIKEETGLPVSVAEDPLTCVVLGSGKALDELEILKEVSMS